GACGGTTTTCCATTCTTCTTCGATCGGGGAGGTGTCCATGCATCCCCACCAGGGTGTCGAATGGAACCAGGGGCGTCCCTCGCAGTTGTCGTTCAGGTTTGCGGGGAGTTCGACACGCGTGCGGAGTTCTTCGGCGAGTTTGACGTATTCTTCAGGTAGGTGATGCGGAAAGTGTGGCGGTGCGGAAGATACAGTGAGAAAGAAGGGTTTGTTTTGGTGGCTCTTAGCCCATGTTTCGAGAAATTTTACGCCTTTGTTCACGGTGGGAAAGGGCTGGATATTTTCTTTTGGTTGGGGTGAATCCCCCCAAAATGGCGCGTGCCCTTTGATGAGGTTTTTGGTTTGATTGGCGTAGCTGGCAACGGTCTTTTCATAGGTGTGATCATTTGTTTGTGGGTGGTATGGCTTTGAGTGTATTTCGATGTTGGGATCAAATCCGTGTGCGCCGCGTTTTTCAGGGTTGATATGCCCGAGGTGCCACTTGCCGTAGTAACCGACGTGATAGCCGAGGCGCACGGCTTCGTCAATCCAGGTTTTTTGGTCGAGCGGCATGGATTCCTGGAGGGAATAGCCCACGGATTGGTTGTCGTAAACGCCATTTTGGTGCGGCCAGCGAGCCGTGAGTAGTGTGCCCCGAGCAGGTGTGCAGAGGGGACAAGATGTGAAAGCATTTGCGAATACCGTGCCTTCGGATGATAGGCGGTCAATATTCGGCGTGGGTATGTCGGCACCGAGAAAACCAAATGCCCATGCAGGCCATTGGTCGGTGAGGATGAATAATACGTTTTGCGCCATGAGAATTCCTGTGTTGATAAATGATGTTGCGTACAATAAACCGATCTTTGCGGTATTTCGCAAT
This sequence is a window from Gemmatimonadota bacterium. Protein-coding genes within it:
- a CDS encoding sulfatase-like hydrolase/transferase, giving the protein MAQNVLFILTDQWPAWAFGFLGADIPTPNIDRLSSEGTVFANAFTSCPLCTPARGTLLTARWPHQNGVYDNQSVGYSLQESMPLDQKTWIDEAVRLGYHVGYYGKWHLGHINPEKRGAHGFDPNIEIHSKPYHPQTNDHTYEKTVASYANQTKNLIKGHAPFWGDSPQPKENIQPFPTVNKGVKFLETWAKSHQNKPFFLTVSSAPPHFPHHLPEEYVKLAEELRTRVELPANLNDNCEGRPWFHSTPWWGCMDTSPIEEEWKTVIAYSHAHITMVDEAIGRILDAIDRLDLAESTTVVFTSDHGDMEGAHNRFDKGAYFYEEVWRIPLIIRAPNTPPATQDAYVSLLDIGETLFSLIRAEPSADQPREGRNLLPLVGTQNRPPDWPQIAYGTYYRYNGYSFEVRAIRNERYKYVWNPQDIDEFYDLQTDPHEMKNLSGQPHISTAENGLRDQLMTWLHSIGDDLPNRLDALLPAGTIIATGKRGP